The Coraliomargarita parva sequence ACCTTTTCTTCGGCTTTCTCGCCATCCTGCGCTGTATTCAGGCCAATTATGCCGAGGTACCGCTCGAAGTCTCCCGCCATTTCACCCAAGCGGTCTGGTTTATTCTCTTTGCCGTGATCTGCGATGCCCTCGATGGCCGCGTAGCACGACTGGGTGGCAAGGAATCCCTCTTCGGCAAAGAGTTCGATTCCATTGCGGATATCATCTCCTTTGGGGTGGCTCCGGCCATGATGATGATCTTCCTCATCCTATCCCCAACCGAGAAGTACCCGTTTTTCCTGCAAATCGGATGGCTGATCGCCTTCATCTACCTCCTCTGCGCCGGGGTACGTCTGGCCCGGTTCAATGTACTGACCCATCCGATGCTCCCACCGGCCGAGCAGCTCAAAGGCACCCATGATTTCCTCGGTCTTCCGGTTCCCGCCGCCGCCGGCATGATCGCATCACTGGTTCTGGTCCTAAACAGTTTTGAACTCCGCGGCCTCTCTATCCTCATGCCGCCATTCATGCTCGCGATCGCGGCACTCATGGTCAGCAACATCCCTTATCCCAGTTTCAAGAACGTCGACTGGCATACCAGTACCCGCTTCAGGACGTTCATCGGCATCGTTCTCGCGCTGAGCGGCATCTTCCTCTTCAAGGAGTTCGCCTTTGCCGTCCTCTTTTTCGTCTACATTGCTTACGGCCCGATCCGACATCTCTACCGCCGTCAACGGGCCCGTCGACACCTCGACCGAAAGGCCGCCAAATGAGATGTGAATTACTTTGGAATAAGTGTGAAGCTTCGGTGAACTACAGAAAACTTTTTCACATTGTTCACGTCCCTGTCACTTTTTCCACTTCGCTTTTCACAATAAAGATTTAACGTAAATAGCTTGAATACAGCAAGTTGATGAGTTTTTCTCCCCATTCACCATACCTACTGTTACGGAGAGATTTAAGTATAAAGAATCAATATATATATAAGGATTGCCAGTAACTCCCAAAAAACCAAAAAACGAATCATGAAGTTCAAGATCAACCAGGATCACTTTAGCAACGGTCTCCAACAAGTGCTCAACGTCGTCGCTACCCGTTCGACCATGCCGATTCTGAGCAACGTGCTGATCGAAGCCGCGGATGGACACATCTCCCTGACCACTACCAATCTCGATCTGGGCATTCGTTGCCGTATCAAAGCCGAAGTGGAGGAATCGGGCGGTATCACACTTCCGGTCC is a genomic window containing:
- the pssA gene encoding CDP-diacylglycerol--serine O-phosphatidyltransferase → MPDSPEHTPPKYADSGEASRIYLLPNSLTAGNLFFGFLAILRCIQANYAEVPLEVSRHFTQAVWFILFAVICDALDGRVARLGGKESLFGKEFDSIADIISFGVAPAMMMIFLILSPTEKYPFFLQIGWLIAFIYLLCAGVRLARFNVLTHPMLPPAEQLKGTHDFLGLPVPAAAGMIASLVLVLNSFELRGLSILMPPFMLAIAALMVSNIPYPSFKNVDWHTSTRFRTFIGIVLALSGIFLFKEFAFAVLFFVYIAYGPIRHLYRRQRARRHLDRKAAK